A genomic region of Mesobacillus jeotgali contains the following coding sequences:
- the glmS gene encoding glutamine--fructose-6-phosphate transaminase (isomerizing), which produces MCGIVGYIGNNDSKEILLKGLEKLEYRGYDSAGIAVMNEKGVHVFKEKGRIADLRNVVDNGVMANAGIGHTRWATHGPPSKVNAHPHQSSTGRLTLVHNGVIENYDLLKRQYLQYVELKSETDTEIIVQLIELFVKEGLSLEEAFRKTLTLLHGSYALALIDEQNEDTIFVAKNKSPLLVGLGDGFNVVASDAMAMIQVTNQYVELMDKEMVIVNKDEVTIMNLDGEVISRAPYTAELDASDIEKGTYPHYMLKEIDEQPLVMRKIIQNYQDGEGGLEIDSDIVAAMKEADRIYIIAAGTSYHAGLVGKQFIEKLAKIPVEVHISSEFGYNMPLLSEKPLFVFISQSGETADSRQVLVQVKEMGFKALTITNVPGSTLSREADYTLLLHAGPEIAVASTKAYTAQLAVLAILAEVTARGIGHEVDFDLVQELGIVATAMEALCDDKEEFESIAREYLTVTRNAFFIGRGIDFYVGLEGALKLKEISYIQAEGFAGGELKHGTIALIEEGTPVIALATQGFVNLSIRGNVKEVVARGANPCIISMSGLETDEDRFVIPEVHSLLTPLISVIPLQLISYYAALHRDCDVDKPRNLAKSVTVE; this is translated from the coding sequence ATGTGTGGAATCGTTGGATATATTGGAAATAATGACTCGAAAGAGATTTTATTAAAAGGTCTGGAAAAGCTTGAGTACAGAGGGTATGACTCTGCAGGAATCGCAGTCATGAATGAAAAGGGAGTTCACGTTTTTAAGGAAAAAGGACGTATTGCGGATCTTCGCAATGTAGTGGACAACGGTGTCATGGCGAACGCTGGTATTGGCCATACTCGCTGGGCGACTCACGGTCCTCCAAGCAAGGTGAACGCTCACCCTCACCAAAGCTCAACAGGCAGACTGACTCTTGTCCACAATGGTGTAATCGAAAACTACGATCTATTGAAGCGCCAGTACTTGCAGTATGTCGAATTGAAAAGTGAAACAGATACTGAAATTATCGTCCAGTTAATCGAACTGTTCGTAAAAGAAGGTCTGAGCTTAGAAGAAGCGTTCCGCAAGACGCTGACACTTTTACATGGTTCATATGCACTTGCCCTTATAGATGAGCAAAACGAAGACACGATTTTTGTGGCGAAAAACAAGAGCCCGCTTCTTGTCGGCCTTGGCGATGGCTTCAACGTTGTTGCCAGTGACGCGATGGCAATGATCCAGGTAACAAACCAGTATGTTGAACTGATGGACAAGGAAATGGTGATTGTCAATAAAGACGAAGTGACAATCATGAACCTTGATGGTGAAGTCATTTCACGCGCTCCTTACACAGCAGAGCTTGATGCAAGTGATATTGAAAAGGGAACTTACCCTCACTACATGCTCAAGGAAATCGACGAGCAGCCGCTTGTAATGCGCAAAATCATCCAGAACTACCAGGATGGCGAAGGCGGGCTTGAAATCGACTCTGATATCGTTGCTGCGATGAAGGAAGCAGACCGCATCTACATTATTGCTGCGGGTACTTCTTATCATGCAGGACTTGTCGGCAAGCAGTTCATCGAAAAATTGGCGAAGATTCCTGTTGAAGTCCACATCTCAAGTGAGTTTGGCTACAATATGCCGCTACTATCTGAAAAGCCATTGTTCGTCTTCATTTCACAAAGTGGAGAAACTGCGGATAGCCGCCAGGTTCTTGTCCAAGTGAAGGAGATGGGCTTCAAAGCATTGACGATTACGAATGTGCCTGGTTCAACGCTTTCCCGTGAAGCAGACTATACTCTTCTTCTTCATGCTGGTCCTGAAATTGCGGTTGCTTCAACAAAAGCATACACAGCACAGCTTGCTGTCCTCGCAATTTTAGCAGAAGTAACAGCTCGCGGAATTGGCCATGAAGTAGACTTTGATCTTGTACAGGAATTAGGAATTGTGGCGACAGCAATGGAAGCCCTTTGCGACGACAAAGAGGAATTCGAAAGTATCGCGCGTGAATACCTGACTGTGACAAGGAACGCATTCTTCATTGGACGCGGAATTGACTTCTACGTAGGACTTGAAGGCGCGTTGAAACTGAAGGAAATTTCGTACATCCAGGCTGAAGGCTTTGCAGGCGGAGAATTAAAGCATGGAACAATCGCCTTGATCGAAGAAGGAACACCAGTTATCGCCCTTGCAACACAAGGCTTTGTCAACTTGAGCATCCGTGGAAACGTCAAAGAAGTCGTTGCCCGCGGAGCAAACCCGTGCATCATTTCCATGAGTGGACTGGAAACAGACGAAGACCGCTTCGTCATCCCAGAAGTGCACAGCCTATTAACACCTCTTATCTCAGTAATCCCGCTGCAGTTAATCTCATACTACGCAGCGCTGCACCGTGACTGTGACGTTGATAAGCCACGTAACCTGGCTAAGTCTGTTACGGTTGAATAA
- a CDS encoding MBL fold metallo-hydrolase yields the protein MDQQMNYGSDYKYIPATSIGSGVGMDILPDLFNYTVQIVNIHLVGNHETKDFVLVDAGMPESAEEIISVTEERFGTNSRPKAIVLTHGHFDHVGAIIELVEHWGIPVYAHELEIPYLTGQKSYPEPDSTVEGGLVAKLSPLFPNEPINLENHVEKLPSDGSIPHMPEFKWIHTPGHTPGHVSLFRERDRALIVGDAFVTVKQESLYKVLTQEQEISGPPRYLTPDWKSAKESVIKLEALKPAVAVTGHGIPMSGELLSNSLEKLVREFDSIAIPDYGKYVDKGGH from the coding sequence ATAGATCAGCAAATGAACTACGGAAGTGATTATAAATATATTCCTGCTACTTCTATAGGCAGCGGTGTGGGTATGGATATTTTACCGGACCTATTTAATTATACTGTCCAGATAGTCAATATTCATTTGGTTGGAAATCATGAAACAAAGGATTTTGTTCTAGTCGATGCAGGAATGCCTGAATCAGCGGAAGAGATTATTTCTGTGACAGAAGAGCGTTTTGGAACAAACAGCCGTCCAAAAGCGATTGTTTTAACACATGGTCATTTTGATCATGTTGGAGCGATTATCGAATTGGTGGAGCATTGGGGAATTCCAGTTTATGCACATGAACTGGAGATACCTTATTTGACCGGGCAAAAGAGTTATCCTGAACCAGACTCAACCGTTGAAGGTGGCTTGGTAGCAAAGTTGTCGCCTCTTTTCCCAAACGAACCAATCAACCTGGAGAATCATGTAGAAAAACTTCCTTCTGACGGAAGTATTCCCCATATGCCAGAATTCAAGTGGATACACACACCAGGGCATACGCCAGGCCATGTTTCTTTATTTAGAGAAAGAGATCGAGCTCTAATCGTGGGGGATGCATTTGTGACTGTTAAACAGGAGTCACTGTATAAAGTTTTAACACAGGAACAGGAAATAAGCGGCCCCCCAAGGTACCTGACTCCAGATTGGAAATCCGCTAAGGAATCAGTCATTAAGCTAGAGGCCTTGAAACCAGCAGTTGCCGTGACAGGGCATGGAATACCGATGTCTGGTGAATTATTGTCAAACAGCCTGGAAAAGCTGGTACGGGAATTTGACAGTATTGCGATACCGGACTATGGGAAGTACGTGGATAAGGGTGGACACTAG
- a CDS encoding nuclease-related domain-containing protein, with product MWSMILKNRNKPDELKMLDWLAPRMEFSEQEKQRHYSLRKGFEGEIKFDIWLESLEIEHLILNDLLLEVGGTTFQIDSLVIIQDAFLVFEVKYYAGDYYYEGERLKKINGSEIKDPLLQLKRCISLLRQLFESLGFRLVIESSVVFINPEFTLYQSPKDAPIIFPSQLNRYMKNLNKKHSKLTNLHRKIAEKLLQLHQTDSPYKRLPHYEYEQLKKGLMCEECHQLMDTIEKKEFVCSHCGTHEKIDTAVMRSIEEIRLLFPERKLTTALVYDWCNGVLSRKIIRHILKNNFNAVGTNRHQFFE from the coding sequence ATGTGGAGTATGATATTAAAAAATCGAAACAAACCAGATGAGTTGAAAATGTTGGATTGGTTAGCACCTCGGATGGAATTTAGTGAGCAAGAGAAACAACGGCACTATAGTCTCAGGAAAGGATTTGAAGGAGAAATCAAGTTCGACATATGGCTGGAAAGCCTTGAAATAGAACATCTGATACTGAATGACCTGCTCCTAGAAGTAGGAGGCACAACCTTCCAGATTGATTCTCTTGTCATTATTCAAGATGCATTCCTAGTGTTCGAAGTTAAGTACTACGCAGGTGACTACTACTACGAAGGTGAACGCCTCAAAAAAATCAACGGAAGTGAAATCAAAGATCCCCTACTTCAATTAAAACGGTGTATCTCCCTGCTTCGACAACTATTTGAAAGCTTAGGCTTTCGCCTTGTGATTGAATCCTCCGTCGTCTTCATAAACCCTGAATTTACTCTATACCAGTCCCCCAAAGATGCACCCATTATATTCCCGAGCCAGTTAAATCGTTATATGAAAAATCTAAACAAGAAACATTCCAAACTAACAAATCTTCATAGAAAAATTGCAGAGAAGCTTTTACAATTGCACCAAACCGACTCCCCTTATAAGCGATTGCCACATTACGAATATGAACAATTGAAGAAAGGGCTTATGTGTGAAGAATGTCATCAGCTCATGGATACAATCGAAAAAAAGGAATTCGTGTGCAGCCACTGCGGAACACATGAAAAGATCGATACCGCCGTGATGCGAAGTATCGAGGAAATTAGGTTACTTTTTCCGGAGAGGAAGTTAACTACAGCTTTGGTGTATGATTGGTGTAATGGAGTACTGTCACGAAAGATTATCAGGCACATTTTAAAAAATAACTTCAATGCCGTTGGTACCAATAGACACCAGTTTTTTGAGTAG
- a CDS encoding CocE/NonD family hydrolase has product MKFFHISLAFLLIFSLFQGLGTSQASAADQDWEDTIYDRPEQYSSYTTKKDVFVTMRDGIILAADIHLPDGDGPFPVILTQTPYNKNVSSTENLNEYFIKRGYAHVIVDVRGTGASQGAWDSFGEAEQRDGKELVEWAASQPWSNGKVGLYGSSYRAINQLLTAAQQPDGLEAIFPIVPMGDMYRDILMSGGMVNTGFIPLWLGLVTGSGLLPPSYTLSEPIMGTTVLLSHTGQVLGFPVSTLSSAITGGDFAYDGPAAQLRSPLAVADQIEVPAFFTGGLHDLFQRGTPLLYEKLKANGVQTKLLMGNWTHGNYGSGLPADNVPALDQLALRWFDQYLMGINTNINKIPDVTQYVLGEDRFEVQPGWPHQEAVAEKYYLRSGNQLTKETPSSLEPSRTMLQQPLNGVCSGSTNQWMAGIPDALPCTKDNRLTELGELTYTTVPVNTDLRVSGPIAAKIFAKTTARELVLSVRVTDVAPDGTSREITAGWLAASHRAVDESKSRFLDGENIQPWHPFTRAAVKEVKPYEVMELDVEIFPSNFVIKEGHRLRVAIGPSDFPHSMSPAPQLLNQLGGMATILSNSKYPSSIVLAVVEE; this is encoded by the coding sequence ATGAAATTCTTCCATATTTCACTTGCTTTTTTACTCATCTTCAGCCTGTTCCAGGGGCTAGGTACTTCCCAGGCTTCTGCCGCAGATCAAGATTGGGAGGACACGATCTATGACCGCCCAGAACAGTATTCAAGCTATACTACGAAAAAAGATGTTTTCGTCACGATGAGGGATGGCATTATTCTTGCGGCGGATATTCACCTGCCAGATGGAGACGGACCGTTCCCTGTCATCCTCACACAAACACCTTATAATAAAAACGTAAGCAGCACCGAGAATCTTAATGAGTATTTTATTAAGCGCGGCTATGCCCATGTGATAGTCGATGTACGTGGAACGGGCGCATCACAGGGGGCATGGGATTCATTCGGCGAAGCAGAACAACGCGATGGCAAGGAGCTTGTCGAATGGGCAGCAAGCCAGCCGTGGAGCAATGGCAAGGTTGGTTTATACGGCTCCTCTTACCGGGCCATCAACCAGCTTTTAACCGCAGCCCAGCAACCTGATGGACTGGAAGCTATTTTTCCGATCGTACCGATGGGTGACATGTACCGCGACATTCTCATGTCCGGGGGAATGGTAAATACCGGATTCATCCCGCTCTGGCTCGGACTTGTGACTGGCAGCGGCCTGCTCCCACCTTCCTACACACTGTCAGAACCAATCATGGGAACGACAGTGCTGTTAAGCCACACTGGGCAAGTGCTCGGCTTTCCAGTCAGCACTCTGAGCTCTGCGATTACAGGTGGCGACTTCGCCTATGATGGACCAGCCGCACAGCTGCGCTCCCCACTGGCAGTTGCCGATCAAATTGAAGTTCCTGCATTTTTCACCGGCGGACTCCACGACCTTTTTCAGCGAGGCACTCCGCTTCTTTATGAAAAATTAAAAGCGAACGGCGTACAGACAAAGCTGCTGATGGGAAACTGGACGCATGGCAACTATGGCAGTGGCTTGCCTGCCGACAATGTCCCTGCCCTTGACCAGCTGGCGTTACGATGGTTCGACCAGTATTTGATGGGAATCAACACAAACATCAATAAAATCCCTGATGTCACACAATATGTGCTGGGGGAGGATCGATTCGAGGTCCAGCCAGGCTGGCCGCATCAGGAGGCAGTAGCTGAAAAGTACTACCTCCGAAGCGGGAATCAGTTGACGAAGGAGACTCCTTCCTCTTTAGAGCCGTCGCGCACTATGCTCCAGCAGCCGCTGAATGGCGTCTGCTCAGGCAGCACGAATCAGTGGATGGCCGGAATTCCGGATGCCCTGCCATGTACGAAGGATAATCGACTGACAGAATTGGGCGAGCTCACCTATACGACAGTACCAGTGAATACAGACCTGCGTGTTTCCGGGCCGATCGCCGCTAAGATTTTTGCCAAAACAACGGCCCGTGAACTAGTTCTGTCTGTCCGAGTAACAGATGTCGCGCCGGACGGGACTTCCCGCGAGATTACCGCTGGATGGCTTGCCGCTTCGCACCGGGCAGTCGACGAAAGCAAGAGCCGCTTCCTAGATGGAGAGAACATTCAGCCATGGCACCCATTTACGAGGGCTGCAGTGAAGGAAGTGAAGCCATATGAGGTTATGGAGCTGGACGTCGAGATCTTCCCGAGCAACTTCGTCATTAAAGAAGGCCACAGACTCCGCGTCGCCATCGGGCCAAGCGACTTCCCGCACTCGATGTCGCCAGCACCGCAGCTGCTCAATCAGCTCGGTGGGATGGCAACGATTTTGTCTAACTCTAAATATCCGTCATCGATTGTACTGGCGGTGGTGGAGGAATGA
- a CDS encoding M14 family zinc carboxypeptidase yields the protein MNLKKKVLSVSLSSMMALGAVTAVALPAGAVGNGPSAGNGSVQTSILHTYESLVDYLKTQNAKQEAMELEVIGQTVKGRDIHMAKYISNPDNPTILFLTQQHGNEQLTTEGALEFIKHLGTGKTSDVLDNVNILVIPMLNADGAMGDVGFSLEDYHADGDRHLTRYNANYVDLNREHDKKTSEMEPEARALHENVFAKYDIDYMIDLHHQGTLSETEGELVSGSILYPTNENVKPEVLEGSKKLGAVVYNALEDTGWGHIGKYRGGTGENIGRNGAAVRYDISTLLFEMRGMSDHFIESYALGQKSNGYLIKQTITTLDATVRAIADDSIETMDTSFWDTLPFQTNRQSEEADE from the coding sequence ATGAATTTGAAAAAGAAGGTTCTATCGGTTTCTTTATCAAGCATGATGGCTCTTGGCGCGGTGACTGCGGTGGCCCTGCCTGCAGGTGCTGTCGGGAATGGACCGAGTGCCGGAAATGGCTCCGTACAAACATCGATTTTGCATACATATGAAAGTTTAGTAGATTACCTGAAGACTCAGAATGCCAAACAGGAGGCAATGGAGCTGGAAGTGATCGGCCAGACCGTCAAAGGCCGTGATATTCACATGGCTAAGTACATCTCCAACCCCGATAATCCCACCATCCTGTTTTTAACGCAGCAGCACGGAAACGAGCAGCTGACAACAGAAGGTGCGCTTGAATTCATCAAGCATTTAGGCACAGGTAAAACCAGTGATGTACTTGATAATGTGAATATCCTTGTAATACCGATGCTGAATGCGGACGGAGCTATGGGCGATGTCGGCTTCTCACTTGAAGATTACCACGCTGATGGCGACCGTCACCTTACCCGCTATAACGCAAACTATGTGGATTTGAATCGTGAGCATGACAAAAAGACGAGCGAGATGGAACCAGAAGCACGCGCACTTCATGAGAATGTTTTTGCAAAATATGATATCGATTACATGATCGACCTTCATCACCAGGGCACGCTCAGTGAAACAGAAGGTGAACTCGTTTCTGGATCGATCCTTTATCCTACGAATGAAAATGTGAAGCCAGAGGTGCTTGAAGGCTCCAAGAAGCTTGGTGCAGTCGTTTACAATGCACTTGAGGATACTGGCTGGGGCCACATCGGCAAGTACCGCGGCGGCACCGGTGAAAATATTGGACGCAACGGCGCTGCTGTCCGTTACGATATTTCGACTCTATTATTCGAAATGCGCGGCATGTCCGACCATTTCATCGAGTCTTATGCACTCGGACAGAAGAGTAATGGTTACCTGATCAAGCAGACCATCACCACTTTGGATGCTACAGTAAGAGCGATTGCTGATGACTCTATCGAAACAATGGATACCAGCTTCTGGGATACACTTCCTTTCCAGACGAACAGACAGAGCGAAGAAGCAGACGAATAA
- a CDS encoding cold-shock protein produces the protein MENGKVKWFNAEKGFGFIEREGGEDVFVHFSAIQGEGFKTLEEGQEVSFDVEQGARGPQAANVTKL, from the coding sequence ATGGAAAACGGTAAAGTAAAATGGTTTAATGCAGAAAAAGGTTTCGGATTCATCGAACGTGAAGGTGGAGAAGACGTATTCGTACACTTCTCAGCTATCCAAGGCGAAGGCTTCAAGACTCTTGAAGAAGGCCAAGAAGTTTCTTTCGACGTTGAGCAAGGCGCTCGTGGACCACAAGCAGCTAACGTTACAAAACTATAA
- a CDS encoding ATP-binding protein, producing MVEFIKDLILHFSIILSLGFMYNFLWMQKRSVYKKQIFKMAILAALLMTMALPVRFHGGMEFDLKLIPVFIAFFYLSRTDSFLLVAVLLLLQGFVEIDKLSVTAVNYLVILILFFSIEKLYSNTTVNRKIALGLFVYGLITTTRLAAMINAGKAEDYLYLLVFSIVSFIALSVTIYIIEMTNLQLKLMHELHKAEKFSAISQLAASVAHEIRNPMTTIRGFMQVLQGERNLNDNQNLFITISLQELDRTQTIIDNFLSLAKPNTGSMAKIDLSELLKETIDFMRSYSHLANTELVEAIDKKLCIKGDAHEIRQVFINILKNGIEAMPAGGSIYIIAKVDKNHVRIQFRDEGVGMNKEQLNRLGHPYYSTKEKGTGLGMMISFDIIQRMRGRISVESEEGKGTTFTILLPCE from the coding sequence ATGGTAGAGTTTATAAAAGATTTGATCCTGCATTTTTCAATAATATTATCGCTCGGCTTCATGTATAACTTTCTATGGATGCAGAAGCGCTCGGTATATAAGAAGCAAATCTTTAAAATGGCCATTTTAGCGGCGCTATTAATGACAATGGCGCTGCCTGTAAGATTCCATGGTGGCATGGAATTCGACTTGAAGCTGATTCCAGTCTTCATTGCCTTTTTCTATCTAAGCAGGACTGACAGCTTTTTGCTTGTGGCTGTCCTGTTGTTATTGCAAGGTTTCGTGGAGATTGATAAGCTCTCCGTTACGGCCGTCAATTATCTGGTCATATTGATTTTATTTTTTTCGATTGAAAAATTATATAGTAATACAACTGTTAACAGAAAAATAGCGCTCGGCCTTTTTGTGTACGGCTTGATCACAACGACAAGACTTGCGGCAATGATCAACGCCGGTAAAGCAGAGGACTATCTGTACTTGCTTGTATTTTCAATCGTCTCTTTCATTGCGCTATCGGTAACCATTTATATCATTGAAATGACCAACTTGCAGCTTAAATTGATGCATGAGCTTCACAAAGCTGAGAAATTTTCAGCAATCAGCCAGCTGGCGGCCTCGGTTGCCCATGAAATCCGCAACCCAATGACCACGATCAGAGGGTTTATGCAGGTTCTCCAGGGAGAAAGGAATTTAAATGATAACCAGAATCTCTTCATCACGATATCCCTTCAGGAGCTGGACCGTACCCAGACAATCATTGATAATTTCCTCTCGCTGGCAAAACCAAATACAGGCAGCATGGCGAAAATTGATTTGAGCGAACTTTTAAAAGAAACGATTGACTTCATGAGGTCTTATTCGCATCTTGCCAATACGGAATTAGTGGAGGCGATCGATAAGAAACTTTGCATCAAAGGTGATGCCCATGAAATAAGACAGGTTTTTATCAATATCCTGAAAAATGGCATTGAAGCAATGCCCGCAGGCGGAAGCATCTACATCATCGCCAAGGTCGATAAGAATCATGTAAGAATCCAATTTCGGGATGAAGGCGTCGGAATGAATAAAGAGCAGCTCAACAGGCTTGGACATCCTTATTACTCCACGAAGGAAAAAGGCACAGGTCTCGGCATGATGATTTCCTTTGATATCATCCAAAGGATGCGGGGCCGAATCAGTGTTGAAAGTGAAGAGGGAAAAGGCACGACATTTACGATTCTGCTGCCTTGTGAGTGA
- the mtnK gene encoding S-methyl-5-thioribose kinase, which produces MADFNTYFLMNADEVISYVKEKTDFFDRDAELKCTEIGDGNLNYVFRVIDEQSGTSLIVKQAGDTARISDEFKLSTNRIRIESNVLKLESELAPGLVPDVYLFDDVMNCCVMEDLSDHTILRTALNEGCIFPKLADDLTTFMVNTLLLTSDVVMEHKAKKALVQDYINPELCEISEDLVYSEPFTDHNNRNDLFPPNKEWIEENIYGDDKLRFEAAKLKFAFMTNAQALVHGDLHSGSVFVKEDSTKVIDPEFAFYGPMGYDVGNVVANLMFAWSRAYVTNADDKYVSWLEQTIKDTVNLFAEKFLASWKENAQDIMAKEQGFDRWYLDSVLRDTASVTGMEMIRRIAGLAKVKDLTTIADEKQRVIAERVCLAAAKQFILESSSYKTGEQFLKVLKDSASSHNMR; this is translated from the coding sequence ATGGCTGATTTTAATACTTATTTTTTGATGAATGCTGATGAGGTCATTTCATATGTAAAAGAGAAGACCGATTTTTTTGATAGAGATGCTGAATTAAAGTGTACCGAAATTGGGGATGGCAATTTGAATTACGTTTTCCGCGTGATTGATGAGCAATCGGGCACGTCATTGATTGTTAAACAGGCTGGTGATACTGCGAGGATTTCGGATGAGTTCAAGCTTTCTACTAATCGGATCAGGATTGAGTCAAATGTGCTTAAGCTTGAGAGTGAACTGGCACCAGGTTTGGTCCCGGATGTATACCTGTTTGATGATGTGATGAATTGCTGTGTGATGGAGGATCTCTCTGATCATACAATCCTCCGTACAGCACTAAATGAAGGTTGTATTTTTCCGAAGCTCGCGGATGACCTGACAACTTTCATGGTCAATACGCTTCTGCTCACTTCTGATGTAGTTATGGAGCATAAGGCGAAGAAGGCGCTGGTGCAGGATTATATCAACCCTGAATTGTGCGAAATTTCTGAGGACCTTGTATACTCTGAACCTTTCACTGACCATAACAACCGAAATGATTTGTTCCCACCGAATAAGGAATGGATAGAAGAGAATATTTATGGCGATGACAAATTGCGATTTGAGGCTGCGAAGCTGAAGTTTGCTTTCATGACCAATGCTCAGGCACTTGTGCATGGTGATCTGCATTCAGGCTCTGTTTTTGTAAAAGAAGATTCTACAAAAGTGATCGATCCTGAATTTGCGTTTTACGGACCGATGGGTTATGACGTTGGAAACGTGGTGGCGAACCTGATGTTCGCATGGTCGCGCGCATATGTAACAAATGCTGATGATAAGTATGTTTCCTGGCTTGAGCAAACAATTAAAGATACGGTAAATCTTTTTGCGGAGAAATTCCTGGCAAGCTGGAAGGAAAACGCCCAGGATATCATGGCAAAGGAACAGGGATTTGATCGCTGGTATCTGGATTCGGTTCTTCGGGATACGGCATCGGTAACTGGTATGGAGATGATTCGCCGTATTGCAGGGTTGGCAAAGGTAAAGGATTTGACGACGATTGCTGATGAGAAGCAGCGTGTTATAGCGGAGAGAGTCTGCCTGGCAGCGGCAAAGCAGTTCATCTTGGAATCATCCAGCTACAAAACAGGCGAACAATTTTTAAAAGTATTAAAGGATTCAGCTTCAAGCCATAATATGCGATAA
- a CDS encoding L-fuculose-phosphate aldolase, which yields MLLLEERMKVVEYGKKIMTSGLTKGTGGNISIYNRDKQLVAISPSGIDYYETKPEDVVIINLNGEIVDGSKKPSSELDMHLIFYQRRDDLSALVHTHSPYAKTIATLGWDIPPITYLVAFAGPNVRCAPYATFGTKELAEKAFEGMVDRRAVLLANHGMIAGAHNIETAFTVAEEIEFSAQIYYQAKAIGDPTELNEEEMARLSKKFESYGQR from the coding sequence ATGTTGCTTCTGGAAGAACGGATGAAAGTCGTAGAATACGGCAAGAAAATCATGACAAGCGGCCTGACTAAAGGGACAGGTGGAAATATCAGCATTTACAATCGAGATAAGCAGCTGGTTGCCATAAGTCCGAGCGGGATTGACTATTACGAAACGAAGCCAGAAGATGTGGTCATCATAAATTTGAATGGCGAAATCGTCGATGGCAGCAAAAAGCCGTCGAGCGAGCTAGACATGCATTTGATTTTTTACCAGCGCCGCGATGATCTAAGCGCGCTTGTCCACACCCACTCGCCATATGCTAAAACGATTGCGACACTTGGCTGGGACATTCCGCCGATCACTTATTTGGTGGCATTTGCAGGTCCGAATGTAAGATGTGCTCCCTATGCAACATTCGGAACGAAGGAGCTTGCGGAAAAAGCATTTGAAGGCATGGTCGATAGAAGAGCTGTGCTGTTGGCAAATCACGGTATGATTGCCGGTGCCCATAACATTGAAACAGCCTTTACAGTCGCTGAGGAAATCGAGTTCAGCGCCCAGATCTATTACCAGGCAAAAGCGATTGGCGACCCAACAGAACTCAATGAAGAAGAAATGGCACGCCTGTCCAAGAAATTTGAAAGTTACGGCCAGAGATGA